The Candidatus Defluviibacterium haderslevense DNA window TTTTCGCAATGGTATTACTGCACTAGCCTTTGTTGAATCCAATCCGGTAGATTTAATACTACTTGATATCAATATGCCCCATTTATCAGGACTTGCATTTGCTAAATCACTGAAAACAAATTCAAAAATAATATTCACAACGGCATATTCTGAATATGCCGCTGAGAGCTACGATATTGAAGCTGTGGATTACTTACTAAAACCTATAAGCTTCGAAAGATTTGCTAGGGCGATTCGAAAAGCAAATCAAGACCATGAAGATCTTATTATACCAAAAAACCTATTTGTTAAAAGTGGCCAGCAGATACATCGAGTCAACCCACACGAAATACTATATCTTGAAAAAGATGGAAACTATATTACCTTCAATCTTCAAAATTCCAAAATACTGGCACGCTACAGCATTTCTGAAGTACTGAATATCCTTCCAGATTATTTCATTCAGGTCCATAAATCATTTATTGTGAATACCGAAATAATAGATATGATCAATAAATCAGAAATAAAAATGAAGCAACACATAATACCAATTGGACTTTCTTTCAAAGTAAATTTAGATTTATTAATAAACAAAAAATATAAACATTAATTTGATAGAAATGAAATGCGAAAATAATGATGAAACGATATGTTTCAAAGAATTAGTGAAATTAATTAAAGTTAAAAACTAATTCTAGAATTTGGATTGAATATTTACATCGACTACTTAATAATACTGGAAAAAAAAGACTCCTCCTAATAATATTGTAAGAAATGCCAACAATATTGGTGTATGAATGACACTCGTTGCCAAATTCTTCCTGAAACAAAAAACAGAGTAATATAAGCAATAAAAGATCATATTTTATTGTTATATTTGTTTGATGCAATTTACTTCCATTTGGGTTGGAAATCAAATTAAAACAAAAAAGAATATGAAACGACAAATTAAAAAATGGACATTTAGACTTACAGCAACATCATTACTCCTAGCAGGACTTTTACTGATCATTATTTTAAATCCAATCCTAACATACGCCAACAAAACGACTCATAATAAATTTACCATTTTCCATAATAAACCCATTGATGCACTATTATTCTCGTCACTTGATTCAGCAGCAATGCTTTTAACAAGAAGTGAGTTTTATAATAATAATCTCAAACTTGATATATGCTTAAATGATGGCTCGTCATACCCAAGTATTATAAAAGCTATTCAAGGACAAGCATTTGCATGGGGATTTTATAATAAAGTAGTAATCTATGGTAAAATGAAATGCAAAGAGAACTTTGTACAGTTAAACGGATACCATTGGAATTTAATCCAACTAATAGCACATGAAATGATGCATTGTATACAGTATGATCGATTAGGACTGATTAAGTCAAATCCCATAGCAGATATTCCAAATTGGAAATGGGAAGGTTATGCGGAATACATTTCAAGACAAAATTCAAATCA harbors:
- a CDS encoding response regulator transcription factor; the protein is MMKVVIVDDEPKAIDLLRGYILRFENIEIAGTFRNGITALAFVESNPVDLILLDINMPHLSGLAFAKSLKTNSKIIFTTAYSEYAAESYDIEAVDYLLKPISFERFARAIRKANQDHEDLIIPKNLFVKSGQQIHRVNPHEILYLEKDGNYITFNLQNSKILARYSISEVLNILPDYFIQVHKSFIVNTEIIDMINKSEIKMKQHIIPIGLSFKVNLDLLINKKYKH